A window of Mytilus edulis chromosome 10, xbMytEdul2.2, whole genome shotgun sequence contains these coding sequences:
- the LOC139492479 gene encoding complement C1q tumor necrosis factor-related protein 3-like — protein MNYFHAIAIAAILTSILTSGGSCHKSCRTNASLMKSIQYQLKLVEDNDGKCDCNQSPSTPSSGKVGFLVSNSKDLQNIGNGAIVVFDTVTTNIGGGYDKSTGVFTARVDGLYYFTWTVLAYTGKTFYTKLILNDTIIARNHAGAEGMSTYMPSSQSAVLQMSKNDKVSIRISTNGKYMIGDTWSTFSGIKI, from the exons ATGAA TTATTTTCATGCTATCGCCATTGCGGCAATACTGACCTCCATCTTGACATCAGGCGGAAGCTGCCACAAATCATGTCGAACGAATGCCAGTCTTATGAAGAGTATTCAGTACCAGTTGAAACTTGTGGAAGATAATGACGGAAAATGTGACTGTAACCAGAGTCCTTCAACTCCGA GTTCCGGAAAGGTTGGTTTTCTGGTATCTAATTCCAAAGATTTGCAGAATATTGGTAACGGGGCTATAGTTGTGTTCGACACAGTTACAACCAACATCGGAGGGGGATATGATAAGTCGACTGGTGTCTTCACTGCACGCGTAGATGGACTTTACTACTTCACCTGGACAGTTCTTGCTTATACTGGCAAGACTTTCTACACAAAATTAATACTGAATGACACGATTATAGCAAGAAATCATGCTGGAGCTGAAGGGATGTCTACATACATGCCATCTAGTCAGAGTGCTGTTTTACAAATGAGTAAAAATGACAAAGTATCTATCAGGATTAGTACTAATGGAAAATACATGATTGGAGATACGTGGTCAACTTTTAGCGGCatcaaaatctaa